In one Clostridiisalibacter paucivorans DSM 22131 genomic region, the following are encoded:
- a CDS encoding spore coat associated protein CotJA translates to MNDYYSQRQHYYEPNMRPKYKLAHAYVPYQVLNRIYTPREALCRGTLFPELFMPYKKSRKDC, encoded by the coding sequence ATGAATGATTATTATAGTCAACGACAACATTATTATGAGCCAAATATGAGACCAAAATATAAATTGGCCCATGCCTATGTGCCATATCAAGTCTTAAATAGAATCTATACACCTAGAGAGGCTCTATGCAGAGGGACTCTCTTTCCTGAATTATTTATGCCCTATAAAAAAAGCAGAAAGGATTGTTAG
- a CDS encoding spore coat protein CotJB, with protein sequence MRREQLDLLVKLMEIEFCLLETALYLDTHPTDERALRLHNDFSKRCKEIEDMYTSKYGPIRNSQMSDCPWQYIKSPWPWEIDYCGCN encoded by the coding sequence ATGAGGAGAGAACAGTTAGATTTATTAGTAAAATTGATGGAAATAGAGTTCTGTCTCCTTGAGACAGCTCTATATTTAGATACTCATCCAACAGATGAGAGGGCCCTTAGACTTCATAACGACTTTTCAAAACGATGTAAAGAAATAGAAGATATGTATACTTCTAAGTATGGCCCCATAAGAAATTCACAAATGAGTGATTGCCCTTGGCAATATATTAAGAGTCCTTGGCCTTGGGAAATAGACTATTGTGGATGTAATTAA
- a CDS encoding manganese catalase family protein has translation MWIYEKKIQYPIRVDSCNPTLAAMILEQFGGADGELSAGIRYLTQRWSMPTDQAKGILTDIGTEELAHWEMIGTIVWKLIKDAPIEKIKGTPFEAHYANHGKSPFPHDAAGVPWTATFIQSKDDPIADIHDNMAAEQKARATYEHLINLSDDPGVIDSLRFLREREVVHYQRFGETLRIVEEYKDSKRYY, from the coding sequence ATGTGGATATACGAGAAAAAGATACAATACCCAATAAGGGTAGATTCATGTAACCCTACCCTAGCAGCTATGATTTTAGAACAATTTGGTGGAGCTGATGGTGAACTATCTGCTGGTATAAGATACCTCACCCAAAGATGGTCTATGCCCACTGATCAAGCAAAAGGAATCCTTACAGATATAGGTACAGAGGAACTAGCCCACTGGGAAATGATTGGTACTATAGTTTGGAAACTTATAAAAGATGCCCCCATAGAAAAAATCAAAGGCACTCCCTTTGAAGCCCATTATGCAAATCATGGAAAAAGTCCGTTCCCCCATGATGCAGCTGGAGTTCCATGGACTGCTACCTTTATTCAATCAAAGGATGACCCCATAGCAGATATTCATGATAATATGGCAGCAGAACAAAAGGCTAGAGCAACCTATGAACACCTTATAAATCTAAGTGACGACCCTGGAGTGATTGACTCATTAAGATTCTTAAGAGAAAGAGAAGTTGTACACTATCAAAGATTCGGCGAGACTCTAAGGATAGTGGAAGAATATAAAGATAGTAAGAGATATTATTAG